In the genome of Fulvivirga maritima, one region contains:
- a CDS encoding DUF4197 domain-containing protein, with protein sequence MKKIYFLMSLFALAIVAACTTAQINKTIGGINDAMGNGGGLTTDQVVAGLKEALIKGISNGSADASKIDGYFKNPEIKIPFPPDVQKVETKLRQIGLGDEVDKFVKQLNRGAEDAAKEAKPIFVTAIKSMTIQDAWNILKGDDDAATQYLKRVTSSQLKEKFKPVIKNSLDKVNATKYYSSIITTYNKIPLVDDVNPDLDDYATDKAIEGLFTLVADEEKKIREDPVARTSEILKKVFAAQD encoded by the coding sequence ATGAAGAAAATTTACTTTTTGATGAGTTTGTTTGCGCTGGCTATTGTTGCAGCCTGCACTACGGCGCAGATTAACAAAACTATAGGTGGAATTAATGATGCAATGGGTAATGGTGGCGGGCTAACCACCGACCAGGTGGTAGCCGGACTGAAAGAGGCTTTGATTAAAGGAATTAGTAATGGTTCTGCAGATGCTTCTAAGATAGATGGCTATTTTAAAAACCCTGAGATAAAAATTCCTTTTCCTCCTGATGTGCAAAAAGTGGAGACTAAGCTTAGACAAATAGGACTGGGAGATGAAGTAGATAAGTTTGTGAAGCAACTTAACCGTGGCGCTGAAGATGCGGCTAAAGAGGCTAAGCCAATCTTTGTGACGGCAATAAAATCTATGACTATTCAAGATGCCTGGAATATTCTAAAAGGAGATGACGATGCAGCTACTCAATATCTGAAAAGGGTAACATCAAGTCAGCTGAAGGAGAAGTTTAAGCCTGTAATTAAAAATTCTTTGGATAAAGTAAATGCTACTAAATATTACAGCAGCATAATTACTACTTATAATAAAATTCCTTTGGTAGATGATGTGAATCCTGATTTGGATGACTATGCTACTGATAAAGCCATTGAAGGTCTATTTACATTGGTGGCCGATGAAGAGAAAAAAATACGGGAAGATCCGGTAGCGCGTACCAGCGAAATTCTTAAAAAGGTTTTTGCTGCTCAGGATTAA
- a CDS encoding FKBP-type peptidyl-prolyl cis-trans isomerase → MSEAKKGDRVKVHYTGKLKDGSVFDSSKDREPLEFELGSGMMIAGFDKAVTGMKIGDSKTADIPADEGYGQKNAEMVVEVPKAQLPADLKPEVGQQLAMQQPNGQSIPVLVTKVEAETIEIDANHPLAGKDLVFDIELVSIN, encoded by the coding sequence ATGTCTGAAGCAAAAAAAGGCGACAGAGTAAAAGTACATTATACTGGGAAACTAAAAGACGGGTCTGTATTCGATTCTTCTAAAGATAGAGAACCTCTTGAGTTTGAGTTAGGTTCGGGAATGATGATTGCCGGTTTTGATAAGGCGGTTACAGGAATGAAAATTGGCGATAGTAAAACGGCTGATATACCTGCAGACGAAGGTTACGGACAGAAAAATGCAGAGATGGTTGTAGAGGTGCCTAAAGCTCAGCTTCCTGCTGATCTTAAACCAGAAGTAGGACAGCAACTGGCTATGCAACAGCCTAACGGTCAGTCTATTCCTGTATTAGTAACAAAAGTTGAAGCAGAAACAATAGAAATAGATGCTAATCACCCATTAGCTGGAAAAGATCTTGTATTTGATATAGAACTTGTTTCTATTAACTAA
- a CDS encoding trimeric intracellular cation channel family protein has protein sequence MNLLYALDIIGTFVFAISGIRLAAKKDMDIFGATVIGFVTAVGGGTTRDVLLGSYPVTWVHDLNYAIVILLALPFTFIFRKYIVSMHRTFFVFDTVGIALFTISGMQKTLNLGINEGLAITMGMVSAVVGGVIRDMLCNEIPLIFRKEIYATACLSGALVFFLLDKYQIFSPNINYIATVLTIIVIRIVAIKYNLSLPKMRA, from the coding sequence ATGAATTTACTCTACGCACTAGACATCATCGGTACTTTTGTGTTTGCCATAAGCGGCATTCGCCTGGCGGCAAAAAAGGATATGGACATTTTCGGAGCCACAGTAATAGGCTTTGTCACAGCTGTAGGCGGTGGCACCACGCGCGATGTACTGCTGGGCAGCTACCCTGTCACCTGGGTGCATGACCTTAATTATGCTATAGTTATACTTTTGGCCTTACCTTTCACCTTCATATTTAGGAAATACATTGTGAGCATGCACAGAACCTTCTTCGTGTTTGATACAGTAGGAATTGCGCTTTTCACCATCAGTGGCATGCAAAAAACACTGAACTTAGGCATCAATGAAGGACTAGCCATTACTATGGGAATGGTATCAGCCGTAGTGGGCGGTGTGATTAGAGATATGCTCTGTAATGAAATTCCGCTTATTTTCAGAAAAGAGATCTATGCTACCGCCTGTCTTTCAGGGGCTTTAGTTTTCTTCTTGCTAGATAAATATCAAATTTTCTCTCCGAACATCAATTATATAGCTACCGTACTCACCATTATAGTAATAAGGATAGTAGCTATTAAATACAATCTGTCTCTTCCTAAAATGAGAGCTTAA
- a CDS encoding SMP-30/gluconolactonase/LRE family protein yields MNKILALLFVCAIPGFASAQLIDDNHIIALGAELTLLSSDYSFTEGPAADKDGNVYFTDQPNNQIIKWDAKTNKLSTFLSSSGRSNGMYFNAEGQLIACADMDNELWAIDQEGDHTMIIDNYGDELLNGPNDLWIAPNGNIYFTDPLYKRDYWTRNPEMQQDGKYVYLLTKQGALSRVTSAYEQPNGIVGTPNGKKLYVADIGAGKIFNYKISKTGELTKKKLFTSMGSDGMTLDNQGNLYITGKGVTVFNKKGKKIAYIPVPEKWTANICFGGTNNNTLFIAASESVYTLKMNVKGAQ; encoded by the coding sequence ATGAATAAAATATTAGCTCTCCTTTTCGTTTGTGCTATCCCTGGCTTTGCTTCAGCACAATTAATTGATGACAATCATATTATTGCTCTGGGTGCTGAACTTACTTTATTAAGCAGCGACTATTCATTCACTGAAGGTCCTGCGGCAGATAAAGATGGTAATGTTTACTTTACAGATCAGCCTAACAATCAAATTATTAAGTGGGATGCCAAGACCAATAAACTTTCCACTTTCCTTTCTTCTTCAGGTCGTTCTAATGGCATGTACTTCAATGCTGAGGGCCAGCTCATTGCCTGTGCAGACATGGATAATGAACTTTGGGCTATAGATCAGGAAGGAGACCATACGATGATCATTGATAACTATGGAGATGAATTATTAAATGGCCCCAATGACCTTTGGATAGCGCCAAATGGCAATATATACTTCACTGATCCACTGTACAAAAGAGACTACTGGACTCGTAACCCAGAAATGCAGCAGGACGGAAAATATGTTTACTTGCTTACTAAACAAGGAGCTCTTAGCAGAGTAACCTCTGCCTATGAACAGCCTAATGGTATAGTGGGCACGCCTAACGGCAAAAAACTCTATGTAGCTGATATAGGAGCCGGAAAAATCTTCAATTATAAAATAAGTAAAACAGGTGAGCTTACTAAGAAAAAGTTATTCACTAGCATGGGCTCTGATGGTATGACGCTAGATAATCAAGGAAACTTGTACATTACGGGAAAAGGCGTTACTGTATTCAACAAAAAGGGAAAGAAAATAGCCTACATTCCTGTCCCTGAAAAATGGACTGCGAACATCTGCTTTGGAGGAACAAATAACAACACTCTTTTCATTGCGGCCAGTGAAAGTGTTTATACATTAAAGATGAATGTAAAAGGAGCGCAATAA
- a CDS encoding competence/damage-inducible protein A codes for MHKTKAEILTIGDEILYGQITDTNSQWMSAELDKVGIKTVRKTTVSDSREDILKSFEEAEARANIVLITGGLGPTNDDLTKPCLAEYFGCDIEMNEKALQELTAFFHDKGRELTEINRQQAALPTCCEMVSNVLGTAAGMWFERNGKVFVSMPGVPHEMKRMMTDTIIPKLQQVFNTDIIYHKIIKTIGIGESWLADMIKDWEDNLPEHIKLAYLPSMGQVRLRLTAVGNDRSLLESEVNDQVKSLHTYASKYIYGYDDDTIETVIGQLLKSQNKTLAIAESCTGGYISHLVTRVPGSSSYFRGSLIPYHNDLKIGILEVKKETLDTDGAVSEATVTEMANNVRRQLGADIGVASSGVAGPSGGTEEKPVGTVWIAFADGEQTITKKLQLWKDREINIKATAIAVLNLIRISLLESK; via the coding sequence ATGCATAAAACCAAAGCTGAAATACTAACCATAGGTGATGAAATTCTCTATGGCCAAATCACAGATACTAATTCACAATGGATGAGCGCCGAACTAGACAAGGTGGGCATAAAAACAGTAAGAAAAACCACTGTTAGCGATTCCAGAGAAGACATTCTTAAAAGTTTTGAAGAAGCAGAAGCCAGAGCCAACATTGTTTTAATCACTGGTGGACTTGGGCCTACTAATGATGACCTCACCAAGCCTTGCCTGGCAGAATATTTCGGTTGCGATATTGAAATGAATGAAAAAGCCTTGCAAGAACTTACCGCTTTCTTTCATGATAAAGGTCGTGAGCTTACTGAGATCAACCGCCAACAGGCTGCTTTGCCTACCTGCTGTGAAATGGTGAGTAATGTTCTGGGCACCGCTGCCGGTATGTGGTTCGAAAGAAACGGCAAAGTGTTTGTCTCTATGCCTGGCGTACCCCATGAAATGAAACGCATGATGACTGACACCATCATACCTAAACTACAACAGGTATTTAATACAGACATCATTTATCATAAAATAATAAAAACCATTGGCATAGGAGAATCATGGTTAGCCGATATGATTAAAGACTGGGAAGATAACCTTCCTGAACATATTAAGCTGGCCTACCTGCCAAGCATGGGCCAGGTAAGGCTTAGACTTACCGCTGTAGGTAATGATCGTAGCCTGCTTGAAAGCGAAGTGAATGACCAGGTAAAGTCGCTACACACTTATGCCAGTAAATATATATATGGCTATGATGATGACACCATAGAAACAGTAATAGGCCAGTTGCTAAAAAGCCAAAACAAGACCCTAGCAATAGCCGAAAGCTGTACGGGAGGATATATTTCTCACCTTGTAACCAGGGTACCTGGCAGCTCTTCATATTTTAGAGGATCACTAATTCCTTACCATAATGATTTAAAAATTGGTATTTTAGAGGTGAAAAAAGAAACGCTGGACACTGACGGCGCTGTAAGCGAAGCCACTGTAACTGAAATGGCTAACAACGTAAGGCGTCAATTAGGAGCTGATATTGGAGTGGCCTCCAGCGGAGTAGCAGGACCTAGCGGCGGCACCGAAGAGAAACCGGTAGGCACCGTATGGATAGCTTTCGCTGATGGCGAACAAACAATAACAAAGAAATTGCAGTTATGGAAAGACAGGGAGATTAATATTAAAGCTACAGCAATAGCAGTATTGAATCTCATAAGAATTAGCCTTTTAGAAAGTAAATGA
- a CDS encoding dihydrolipoamide acetyltransferase family protein: MALVELIMPKMGESIMEATVLSWLKKEGDTIEQDESVLEVATDKVDTEVPSTHAGVIKEILAKEGDVVEVGKAIAIITTDGEDNASEPDEDLEPVTTTTEKEVAAEPVTAEASNGITSKDKNGRFYSPLVKNIAKEEGIAMTELETISGSGKEGRVTKKDMLDYVKNRSTQPTSPATNGSHVSAATSEPKRVSVSISANDEIIEMDRMRKMIAERMLDSKRISPHVTSFVEADVSNVVAWRNKYKKEFKEVEGDTLTFTPLFIEAVVKAIKDYPMINIQVDGDRIIKKKDINIGMAVALPSGNLIVPVIKNADQLNITGLAKKVNDLARRARANKLSADELSGGTFTISNVGSFGNVMGTPIIVQPQVGIMALGAIVKKPAVVETPNGDAIAIRHKMFLSHSYDHRVVDGSLGGMVVRRVADYLEKFDLNRGMTS; encoded by the coding sequence ATGGCACTAGTAGAATTAATCATGCCCAAAATGGGTGAAAGTATAATGGAAGCCACTGTGCTCTCATGGCTTAAAAAAGAAGGTGATACTATTGAACAAGATGAATCAGTACTGGAAGTAGCTACCGATAAAGTAGATACAGAAGTACCTTCTACTCACGCTGGTGTAATAAAGGAAATACTTGCCAAAGAAGGAGATGTAGTAGAAGTAGGTAAGGCCATCGCTATTATCACTACAGACGGTGAAGATAATGCTTCTGAACCTGACGAAGACCTTGAGCCTGTTACTACAACTACTGAAAAAGAGGTAGCTGCTGAGCCTGTAACTGCAGAGGCAAGTAATGGAATTACTTCCAAAGACAAAAATGGCCGTTTCTATTCTCCTTTAGTTAAAAATATAGCTAAAGAAGAAGGCATAGCCATGACTGAACTAGAAACCATTTCAGGCTCTGGCAAAGAAGGCCGAGTGACAAAAAAAGACATGCTGGACTATGTGAAAAACAGAAGTACCCAACCTACTTCTCCAGCTACCAATGGATCACATGTTTCTGCGGCTACTTCAGAACCAAAACGAGTTTCTGTATCTATCAGTGCTAATGATGAGATTATAGAAATGGATCGTATGCGTAAAATGATAGCAGAACGCATGCTAGACTCTAAGCGCATTTCACCCCATGTTACCTCATTTGTTGAGGCTGATGTGAGCAATGTAGTAGCATGGAGAAATAAATACAAAAAAGAATTTAAAGAGGTAGAAGGCGATACTTTGACCTTTACCCCTCTATTTATAGAAGCAGTAGTAAAAGCTATTAAAGACTACCCTATGATAAACATACAGGTAGACGGAGATAGAATAATCAAGAAAAAGGACATCAACATAGGTATGGCTGTGGCATTGCCTTCTGGCAACCTGATTGTGCCTGTAATCAAAAATGCTGACCAGCTTAATATTACCGGCTTAGCTAAAAAGGTAAACGACCTGGCCAGAAGAGCCCGAGCTAATAAGCTTTCTGCTGATGAGCTTTCTGGCGGTACTTTTACTATTTCCAACGTAGGCTCTTTTGGTAATGTAATGGGCACTCCTATTATAGTACAACCTCAGGTAGGCATCATGGCTCTAGGCGCAATAGTGAAAAAGCCAGCGGTAGTAGAAACACCTAATGGAGATGCTATAGCTATTAGACATAAAATGTTCCTTTCTCACAGCTATGACCACCGAGTAGTAGATGGCTCTCTGGGCGGCATGGTAGTAAGAAGAGTAGCTGATTACCTTGAAAAATTTGATTTAAACAGAGGCATGACTTCATGA
- a CDS encoding diacylglycerol/lipid kinase family protein: protein MESKTQTALFIINPKSGTTKKKGVTALLDYCLDSSKISHEIIYTQYAGEGREIAEREKNNYDLIVAVGGDGTINEIAGPLINTDTTLGIIPMGSGNGLARHLKIPLNAKKAISLLNSQHSKKIDTITLNNDIFVNVAGVGFDAHIASLFAESKKRGFLSYGLLALQEIIKFKSTGYRLVIDGQEKIEKAPFLISIANSSQYGNNAHIAPGAEISDGLMDICIMQKIPFWYYPALIFHLFNGTLTRSRYYQTWQGKEAHIRLLEDVEHKSIHLDGDPYQLKEDILLSVNPLSLKVACNI, encoded by the coding sequence ATGGAATCTAAAACTCAAACGGCCCTTTTTATAATCAACCCAAAATCTGGTACTACCAAAAAAAAGGGAGTGACTGCTCTATTAGATTATTGTCTTGACAGCTCCAAAATCTCTCATGAAATAATTTACACTCAGTATGCTGGTGAAGGAAGAGAAATAGCTGAGCGAGAAAAAAACAATTATGACCTGATAGTAGCCGTTGGTGGTGATGGCACCATAAATGAAATTGCTGGTCCTCTAATTAACACTGATACTACTTTAGGCATTATACCTATGGGCTCTGGCAATGGTTTGGCAAGGCATTTAAAAATCCCTCTGAATGCCAAAAAAGCGATCAGCCTGTTAAATAGCCAGCACTCAAAAAAAATAGACACCATCACACTTAATAATGACATTTTTGTGAATGTAGCTGGTGTTGGCTTTGATGCTCATATTGCCAGCCTCTTCGCTGAGAGCAAAAAAAGAGGCTTTCTTTCTTATGGACTGCTGGCACTGCAAGAAATCATAAAATTTAAATCTACAGGCTACAGACTAGTAATAGACGGCCAGGAAAAAATAGAAAAAGCTCCTTTCCTCATCTCTATTGCTAACTCATCACAATATGGCAACAATGCGCACATAGCTCCCGGAGCTGAAATTTCTGATGGGCTAATGGATATATGCATCATGCAAAAGATCCCTTTTTGGTATTACCCAGCCCTTATATTCCACCTGTTTAATGGAACCCTTACCCGCTCCAGATATTACCAAACCTGGCAGGGCAAAGAGGCGCACATTCGCTTATTAGAAGATGTAGAACACAAAAGCATACACCTGGATGGTGATCCTTATCAATTGAAAGAAGATATTTTACTATCAGTCAACCCATTATCATTAAAGGTAGCCTGTAATATATAA